The Equus asinus isolate D_3611 breed Donkey chromosome 18, EquAss-T2T_v2, whole genome shotgun sequence region GCCATCTTCCCCTGTCCTCGAACttcagtgctcctggttctcagcctTCCGATTTGGACTGGGGCCACACCGCCAGCTCTCCCGGGTCTCCAGCTTACAGACGGGAGagcatgggacttctcagcctccacagtCACGTGAGCCAATCCCTCGTAATAACTCTCTTTCTCTATAGCTGTGCTTATcgtattgcttctgtttctctggagagccctgactaatacataCAGCATCCTTACGGGGAAGAtgaaagggtttttttctttgtttttttgttttttttaggaagattagccctgagctaacatctgctgccaatcttcctctttttgctgaggaagactggccctgagctaacatccgtgcccaatttcctctagtttatatgtgggatgccacagcatggcttgacaagcggtgccatgtccacacctgggatctgaaccggcgaaccccgggctgtcgaagcagaacatgcaaacttcactgctgctccactgggccggcccccaaaatgttttaaatagtaTAGTCACATTCCTCTAGGATGACAAGCAGTAAAAATCTCACACGGAGCGCATACTGTGTGGGAGGCGGACCTCTGTGCTGGAACAGTGCCTCTGTCCAAGGAAAGGCGAACACAAACCCCAGGGCCCCGGGGCGGACACAGCGTCCCACAGGACACCATTGTTCCTGTTTGAAAGTATTGctgacaagagaaaaaatagtccACCCCCAGCAACTGTGGACTTGGGGGTACCCAGGAGACACGGGAGTCCCTGAGAGCTGAAGCAAATGAGAGCAGCCTCCGGCTGGGTTGGCAAAAGTGGAATGCCACGTGGCTGGAGAGGGAGCTGCTTTCACGTGGAATGCTGGGGTGACAGTCTGGTTTAACTCCCACACTGTCACACGACATCCCTCCTCACACATGGGGTGTCGCAGCTTCAGAAGTCCAAGTCAGCATGGAGGGCAGAGCAGCCAAACAGGACGTGTCAGGAGACGCTCACTCTGGTAACATAGGCGCCCCACACGCCACCGCTGTGAGCCATTGACAATAAAGAGGTTCTCGTGCAATCATGGACTCCTGGCAGATATCCATTCTGTTTGGTAAAAAGTTCATTCCACATTTGAGCTTAGAACTCAGTTTAGACCAAAAGTTCCGTACACGGTGCAACCCGACTGCTTCAGCAGCACCCGTCAGGACGGCCGCATTGCGAACGTCCCAGACACAGACCCACGCACACCTGGAGGTGGACTGGAGGACACTCACCCAGTCCTGCCCTGGGATAAACGTCCAACAGGGTCACCGAGAGGAAAGGCGCTGGGCTGTGCTACACAAGCTGACAAAGCCTGGGCTCAGATGAGCTGAGAAAAAACTGGCCCCGGTGCTGGGCCCTGGTCCCGGCTCTTGGGAACCATGAAACAGAGGTTGAGAGGCCGCCTGTGGCTGTTACCACGGCTAGTGATCTCAGGGCTACACATGCAGCAGTCAGCGGGTCTCAACCCGCCAGGGTGCAGACATCACCTGAGGAACCTTTAAAAGCAGTGATGCcagccgccccccacccccaccccgcaatAAAGTCAGAGGTCTCGGGGGCCATGCTGTTTAAAGCTCCCAGACTCGGGGGGCTGAGACCCCTGAGCTGGGAAGAGCTGCTGAGGGGGCAGCGATGGGGCCTCGGGCCAGTCTGCTTCCCTCACCTGCCCGGGTGAAGGGTCCCAGGTGACATCCAGTCAGAGGCCCTGATGCAgttagaatttgaaataaaaggaGAGCCAAAGCCAGGCACTTTCCCACCTGTGCCCATTGGCAGGTttgtggtgggaggaggggcccgTAGGGTGGGTGATACTGTGATGTAATAAGAAATGTAATTGGTTTTCACTGGTTTCTGGCACAGaaaacccttagaatttcctGAGTGGTAAGAGTGATAGAGGTATCTTGATCTTCATAACAAACCCGTCTCAACAACGTCTGAGTTTCTGTGGATGAGGACACTTGGAGAACACCTAGGGGTGGGGCTGGCCGCCAGGGGAACCCCCTATGTGATTGCAGGGTTGGAACCTTCGGTCCCACTGTCCAACATCCAGGGAGGGTTGAGGGCCTGGAGGTTGAATCGGTCACCAAGGTTCAGGGATTTAGTCAGTCATGCCTACGTTGTGGAACCTCCATGAAAACCCAGCAGGACGGGGCTCAGAGCTTCCGGGTGGGTGAgcacgtggaggtgctgggagggtggtgtgcTCAGCGTGGAAGCTCCGAGCCCCTCCTGAGCCTTGCCCTGGGCCTCACTTCATCTGGCTGCTCATGTACGTCCTTTGTAATAAACGGGTAACCTAGTGAGTGAAcgggtttcctgagttctgtgagccgctctaggaAATTAATGGCATCTCTGATCTGCAGCTGATCCTCAGAAGCACCAGGGACAACCGGGACTTGCAACTGGCACCTGAAGGGGACAgtggcagtcttgtaggactgagcccttcacctgtgggatctgacagcATCTCCAGGTAGGCAGAGTCAGAACTAAGTTAAATTTGTGGGACCCCCGGTCAGTGTCCTCGGAGAACTGAGTTAACTACTTGGTGGTGTGGAAAAACACACACGTTGGAGTGGTCAGCCGTCTGGCTTTCTCCAGCTTGCATCATTTCCCAGCATAAGTGATTTTCAGGGTTAACACTGCAACATCCGAGACAAACCGGATAGCTGGTCACTGGGGCCTGACTGCAAAGCTTCTCCCAGGTCATTCTGAcaccctccatccctccccaccccatgttTGCCACCTGCTGCCCTGGGTCAGCGACCTGCTTGTGTTGTGACCTCGGTACTGAATTCTGGCTCTGGGCTTTGTGCTTGCTGCGGCCCAGCTCAGTGTGGTTTAGCACACAAACCCCTGAAAGCAGCGCTCGCTCCCACCTTCTCTGAGCCGCCCCCACGGGAGGTAGAGGGAGGGTTAGGTCCCACCTGATCTGTGGAGTCAGCAGCGTCCCAGTTCCCAGACAGGTCATGTGGACGCGTGACTGACCTGGTGACGAGAAACTGCTGAAACACACTGATGGTACATGATGCAGGTTTCACTAAAAACGGATAAAACAAAACCCACTAAAGGTTAGTTCACTGAAAGATTCCAAAGGCCAACGTTGGATTGCTTAGATAAACGGTGTAAGATTTTGGTCCTAATTGAGTCTCCAAACCTGTCTTTAGGAGCGGAAGGTGAATGAGAACACTGCCAAAGCTGGAGGGTGTATTTTCAGTCGTCAGGCCTGCGGGGTTAACCAGAACAAGGGAGCAACTGGGACTGGAGGTTTGGGGACGGAGGGCGTGCAGGGCATCGTGAGAGAATTCCACATGTTGTAAGAAAGGGAGCTGTGATTACCACTGAGTATTTGTGTAGACATGGATGCACTTGAAAGGGGCTGGAGGGCGCCCACCGAGGGGACCCAAAGGAAGGAGAGCAGTTCGGGGGAAGATGCTGGACTTGCCTCGGACATGCCCGTGTGACACCACGTGGAGGTGTCTGCAGGGGCTTGGGACTGGAGTGAAGAGTGGAGACCTATGGCAGGCAGACCACGTGTGAGGATGGACTCATCTGCCGGGAGGTTATTGATAAGGGTCGAGACTAGGAACGTGCAGAGCCCCCACCATTTACAGGGTAGGAACGAGGATGGCCCACACCCAACACTGTCTGAGAGCCGTTCCATTTTGTTCAGTCGGGTTCCACACTGTGGATAGACAATTACAGCCTGATTCTCTTCCCAGGCATGGAGGCTGTGGCACCATGATAGGGTAAAAGGTTGCCCTTTGGCCGTGCTGTTTCGAATACGCTTGTTTAGGAGTAGGGCGAGTCCCGGGAGTGAGGAAGGAGTGATGCTAGGTGCCTGCAGTGTGATGGGCCCAAGGCGGGAGCGTGCACGTGGGCCCTGGCCACACTGTGGCTTGGCGAGGGACAGGCATGAGGCCCGGGAAGAGGATGACTCGTGGCCTTAGGTGGGATGAGGAGAGGCACTGAGGCCCCCGAGACACATAGTGAGGGAGGAAAGGGTGGTGATGGCGGAGCAGCTGGGAGCTGGGCCAGGCGGGAGCCCCACAGGCTGAGGTCGGCCCCCGGTGGGACAGAAagagcttcctctctctggaaggaggagggcagaagggaCATCCAGCGTGAGGCTTATGAGCTGTGGAAGTGTCGTGGGCAAGGCactcagttttgtttctttgaactTTGCTCTAAGTTCTGTGCCGCGTGCTTTTCCTTCCCAACGCGTATCAGTTACGATTTCACACTGGCCGAGCGGTCTCTCTGTGtccctcctggagggcagggacggGTCTGTTTCTGCCTGGGTCTTCTTTGCAGTGAGTGGCAGGGAGCAGGTCTGCACTCCATGAGTGCTTTCTGAAGGAACGGATGCTTCCTAATCAAGTCATGCTGGGATgttaataaagaatttaaaagctTTAGGGAGAAATAAGGGCAAACATCGTCTGGAAGTATGTTTCCTTACATGAACAAGACGCCCAAACTTGCGCCCTGCGTCCACCTCTCCCCTCCTCGCTCAGTCCGTGTGATATGGAGACGAGGGAAAGAGCGAGCACTGCTGTGGGTGCCAAGGATGTGGAAATATTGGAATCCAGCCTTTCCCTGGGTTCCTCAGGACCTCCTCACCCTGCAGGGCTCTCACTGACCACCCCTGGCCCTGGCCCACACTGCGCCTGCTGAGACGGTGCCCATTGGCGTCTGGATTATCACACTTGGATACCGTAACATACCATTGTTACACGAGACACGGGCTGGTTCCCTCAGCCGTGTGGCCCTGGATCAACCGTGACTTCCAGGTCACCCTGTGAGACAGCCCATGAGGAGCACACTTTAAAACTCTCCCTCAGCTTGGGTTCCACAGCCCCATTCCCCTGTGTAGACCTGTGTAGACGGTGGGAGAGGCGCCCGTTTCCCGGCTTGCCTCTGCCCTATTCCCACTCCACAGTGGGCTCCCCTTCGTGGGGCTGCCCCACGTCTTGTGACAGCCGCCAAGGAGTGGGGCAGGGACTGAGCAGAGAGGGCTATGACGCACAGCcaacagaggaggaaggagagaagagagcccGAACCAGCATCCGCAGTTGACCCTGCGAGTGTGtagagagtggggagggggcagagcccAGCCTCCATGGACAGCTTCCACGagagttttattgatctttttctaTAAACTTGATTGGGGAACACTATAAACAATGGGATGTAATCTTACACCGTGATAggttgaaatagaaataaaactgcactGCCGTTAATCAGACACCACCCTTATTTTTACACAAGAAAACACGTATTTAACCTTATAAGACTCAAGCAATTCCTTTGTGAAGTCTCTATGAAAAGGTCGTACATATCAGGAGGGGAGGCTGTCCCTTCTGATGAGCCCATGTAGTCACCTGGCCATATCAGTCATTTTGAGGGCAGAGAAAAGCATAGTGGATTCTTGGTTAATGGATGAAACTGTCAGGTGTCATAAGCCACGTCAGGAGGCAGGTCACATCCCGCCTGATGGAGgggtgtggtgtggtgtggtcCCATCTTAGGGGTTCAGATGGCCTTGTTTACCAAGCATCCTAACTCTCAGCAAACTTAGGGTTCACGACTGTCATGGTGGTGCTCTTGAAAAGGGGGTTGTCCTGGTGAGAAAAGCAAACATGACTGTCAGTGCAGGGGAGGAGAAGCTGGGAGCCAAGTGCCCTTCCCTCGGGTTCTGGCCCCATTGGCAGAGCTTGCCCACAGCAGCGTGCACTTTGAGGATGAgctccagggtggggagggggacaggtATGCAGCCACAGATAGGTGTCCACCACCTCCTTGGCGAGGGGTTACCCATGGCAAGGAGGATGCACCCCTCTGAATGGGAGCAGTTACTTCGCCCCCAGGATGGCTACTCACTTTGTCCTACTGGGACTTGAGCTTCTCCCTGTTGAAACCTGTCCTCCCTCATGTTGCTCTGGTGGGTCCAGGCTGTACAGATGACCAGCAGGAGGAGGCCAATGAGCACAACTCCCCCCACAGTACCCCCGACGATGGCAGCGATGTTGGGGCCCTCCACGCATTCTGAGGTAAGGAGGAAGCACACACATACCAAGCGTCAGGCCCTCCCCGGCTCACTCAGCCCCATGTGTGCCCCATCCCAGGTCGCTGCAGTGCTCAGGGTCCAACTGCTGGACTCACGGTGACAGGTAGGTGAGCAAAATGGCCAGggatggggcagagctggggacaAGGCAAGGCCTTGTGGTGTGAAATAAAATTTGGCCCCGGGTTTACAAAGAAAGTGAGGCCCCATTTGCTGGCTGACCATGGCAGAGCCTGGACGAGAACTGGCTGTGACCAGGCCGTGAGCTCAGGCCCCGTGGAGGGCCTGTGCCccacctgccctcctggggttCCCGTCGCCAGGCGGGGGAGCTAGGAGCAGGTCTCAGTCCTGCAAGGGCCCCCAGTGGACTGCTGGCCCACGCCTGGTGCAGTCACCCCAGTGGTCAGGCCTCCCAGGCCTGTGATCCGACCCCTCAGCCTCTGTGATGGGAAAGGGTGGGGGTGTGGAGAGTTCGTGCGCCGCATACACCCCTGGGTGCTGCTTGTTAGTCCACTCTCGTCGTGGGTCTGTTTCCCCTAAGTCCCAGAGACCCACACATGCTTTGTCATTGTCACCCAGTGAACCTCGACCCACCCAACCCTCCCTACCTGTTGGGGACCTTTGGATCCTCCGCCTGTCCCCATTCCTCCTGATCCCCTCCCCATGTTCCATCCAAGGGCAGGCTCTGCCCACACCACCCCCACGACCCCAacccagcccacccccacccgTCTCCACTCTTCAGTGCCTGGACCTCGAAGCAGCCCCTCATAGGTCTGCGTCCACCCGGCCCCTCAGGGCTCTGCATCGGCTTTTGAAAACACAGTTCAGCTGTGCGGCTTGCTCTTCTGAAACCCTGCTAACAGTTCCTGGTATGTTTGGAAAGAGACCCAAATGCCTCCCGGGACTCACTGCGCCCTGCAATGACCAGCGCTGGGTGCCTCTGACTGCACACCCTGTGTCCCGTCTGTCTGGACACTCTTGTTCTCTGGTCTCAGCTGCAATGTCTCCTCCTCCAAGAGACCTTCTGACCTGTGACCTTGGGTAACACCCCACCCTTCAGTCATCTTTGTACTTCATGACCCCAGCCACAGCCTCCTGCCGTCTTGGGCACTGTTGTTCTGACATGTTGGGGAAAGGTGGCCCCCATCTTGGAACGTGAACCCTGTGAAGACAGGGTTGGCGTCTCCGTGTCCTCGACCATTGCAGGGCCCCATATAGCCCTGGAATCCAGGGGACAGACAGGCTAACAGCGTTTGGGAAACCCCAGTGCCTGGGCTTCCCGGGTCCCTGAatcccctccccagggctgagtTCTGAGCAGGAGGATTCTCACACCCACGGGTGATCCTGGTGCAGCCATCGGTGGACCAGCCCTTGGGACCTGTGGCTTATGAAGTGAATAAGagaaacctcaactaaattgGAGTCTGGAAATCCTGCAGGGGGAGCTCTCACCCCTATGACACATGGGCACTTACACCAAACGGGAGGAGACATAACTTTGCTTCTTGGAGGGGAAGTACAGCTACTTTATTATGAAAGATTTCTTTCCCAACCaggcaacagctcagccaatcagaaatgccacagctcagccaataatAAACACTGCAGCAGGGCCAgaccggtggcgcagcagttaaattcgcaggttccgcttctggcccggggtttgccggtttggatcccgggtggggacatggcactgcttggcaagccacgctgtggccggcatcccacatgtaaagtagaggaagatgggcatggatgtagctcagggccagtcttcctcagcgaaaagaggaggattggcagcagttagctcagggctaatcttcctcaaaaaaaaaaaaaaaaaagagaaacactgcAGCATCTCAGCCAATAAGGAAcatcacagcccagccaatgagacgCTGCTGCCACCTTAACTGCTGCTTTCCCCCAATGGCTTTCCTTTAGAtcagccccaccctctccccctttctctaTAAAATCAGTCCCCTCCAGTTGTTCCCTGGATTTGTCTGTGGTTCACCATAGTGTGCACGTGTCAAATTGCAGCTCCTTGGGCTATTCCTAGATAAAGTCATTTGCTTTATTTGCTTTAAAGTTGACAGGCTTCAAGCCTCAGTCAACCATCAGGGGGAGATAACCAGCATGGAACCTGTAGGCACACAGTTGGGTCCGTCCCCTGATTGGAGCAGCTCTACTGCAAGGGGACAAGCCATCCTTGCCCCTCAGCACCCCAATGTGAGGTCACAGCCATGAGGGagaggcctgggggtgggaggaccATGTCCTGGACGCTCGCCTGACCCTGCCCGGCCGGTCCTCCTGAGTGGACAGAGACCCTCGCCACCTCTGGAGGCCTCCTGACTGGAGCCCTGGCCGCCATGTCCTGCCTGGTGCGAGGTCTCACCTTGCGCGTCCTCCACGTAGATGTCATAGCTGTCCATCCCGTCCCGCTGACGCAGGGTGTACTTCATCCAGCAGCCCTCCGAGTCCCGCTCTTTGCATGGCCGATTCACCGGAGGGGCTTCCTGCAGCAGCGTCAGGTTCTTACACTCCACACTGCAGGTCTTCTCATAGGGGCCCTTCTTGAATTTCAGGCACTCGGCACAGGAGCTGCGGAGGAGCAACCATGTGAGTGGGTGTGCAGGagggtgtgcacacacatgcaggaGGGGGCGAGGCTGTGAGAGTACCTGAGGGGGCGAACAGGTGTGTGAGAGGATCTGGTGCTGTGAGAGGAGTGAGGGGTGAGAGAGAGTGTACAAGTGAGGGGTGAAGGAGCAGAAGGAAGTGAGGGGGTGTGAGGGTGTGAGGCGTCAGGGTGTGAGAGGGGGTGTGATGGGGTTGGGGAGGTGTGAGGGTGTATTGGAGGAAATATGAGGAGATGTGAGAAGGGGTGGTGTTGCAAGGTGACTGGGAGCCATGTGGGCTTCCGTGCTGCTGGGACAGGAGTGGTCAGGGTGGGCCGTGGGGACAGGGATGGGGACGGGGGGCAGGTACCCAAGGGAGTGAGGAAGGGCGGATTGGCTAGGACCTGGAAGCCAGAGGGTGGCCCTAGGCAGGCGCATGACACCTGGCTCTGAAGGAGGCCGCAGGGGTGCAAATGGAAGAGGGCCCCTTGCCCAGGCTCTGGTCCTCCTGGGGTGACAGCTACGCTGTACCGTGCTGAGCACTCACATGTAGCGGACACAGGGCAACTGGCAGCCCGGGCAGTCCTGGCAGAGGGGAGGCTGGTAGCCACCGTCGCACTCGCACACGTTGCAGCGGCACCGGCCACGACCACTGCACTCTGTCCCGCGCTGGTTCAGGCAGCCGTCGGTGGACTGCAGGCACTGGCACGCCGAGCCCTCGAAGCCCTCCTTGCACTGGCACTTGCCGCAGTTGCAGGTTCCCCGCTCTGGAAGACAGGGGGTCGCTGCAGACTCGCCCTCGTCCCCCCAGACCAGTGACCTGGCCCTCTGCCCGCCAGGACCGCAGCCCGGACCTGCTGCTTCTCTCATGCAGCTGAAGGAGAACCCGAAGGGTCTGTCTGTCTGCCCGTCTGTCCCCAACATCTGCTGTCTGTCCCCTCGCACTCACTCTCGCCCCCACAGACTTGGCCGTCGTAGCGTTCGCAGTTGACGTTGTCGCACTCGCAGAACTGCCCGAAGATCTCCTTGTTGGGCACGTCGCTCTTGTGGCAAATGCACTGCCCGCACACGCAGTCCCCCAGCCCCGAGCAGACGAGGGAGTTGCTGTCCTTGCGGCAGcttccttccagctcctggcTGCTCCGGCCCTGCGTCTGGCACTCACAGTTCTTCCCAATGTAGCCAGCGTCAcacctggggtgggagggatgcAAGGGCAGGGCCCCTCCTGATGATGGTGCGGGACGCTGCCTCTTCCTCTAGGACCCCAGACGCTGGGCTGTAAACAGCTGCTCCTGCTCGTCTCGCTGCCCCTGGGGTGGGGTGTGCCCTGCGCCCGCCTCACCTGCAGATACCGCACTCCACGAAGCCCTTGTCCCGGCACAGGCTGCGGTCCCGGCTCATGTCGCGGCACTGACACTCGCACTGGGGCAGGACCTGCACGGTCACCGTGTCCGAGAAGCCCAGGGCCCGGATGACAAATGACTGCGCCTGGACGCACTCGGTGGCCGTGACCTTCACCTGGAAGGTGATCTGTCATGGAGAACAGCAGGGCTCAGGCGAGGCCAGGACACTGGGGTCACCCTGCTCCCATCTTCTCAACCAGCAGCCTGGACACGGATGCCTTGGGGCTAGCGGAGTGAGGGTGGGGTCCTTGGCCCCCAGGCATGGAGGGCGCCAGCCTCTGCAGGGGCCCCAGATGGGAGTGGAttgaggttgggggaggggaagagcacGGACACTCCAGGATTCCCCAGGACTTGGGACTTgaggtgagagaagagagaacgAGAGAGAGCTGGAAACTCAGAGGCATGATGTGGGAACAGGCAGCAGCAGGCCCGGTGGAGCCCCTGGTGCCCCCGCACCGCCATCTCCAGGCTGGGGGCGTCTTTAGAGTACCTTTATCACACATGCGTTAAAAGGGATTTTACAGTGGCTTTGTAAAGGACATACACTTCATCCTTAAGTCTGGCTGTTAGATGCCAGAATCCCACGGGAAGTCCTAGGATCTGGATCTGGAGGTGTGTACTGACCCTGGATGAGAAGGTCAAGATCCTGCCAAGAGGAATCAAGTGCGACAGAGCAGAGTCCCCGCCTCCCCTGcacaccggaagcagctgccagCACGGAGCTTCAGGGAGCGCGGTCTCAAGAGCAAAGCAGACCCCGAGTCACTGTAGGGGAACCTCCACAGGTGCTGAGCGAAGGACCAGAGACGTCAGGAAAGTGTGTAAGAGGCAGTCAGCCAATCACAAGATCAAATGGATTCCCGTGTGCATCACCCAGTATTAGGGGGGATATGTTGGTCAAAGTTCACATGCAACATTTAGTGAGTAACGTTTCTGAAGGAATTCCAATGTCATATTATGAGATGCAgcgatggggctggccctgtgcccagtggttgggttcgcgcactctgctgtggcggcctggggtttcacaaGTTCGGCTCCGGGCGCGGACCTGGCCCGgcgcatcaggccatgctgaggcggcatcccacagagcgcaactagaaggacccacaactcaaatctatacaactatgtactggggggctttggggagtagaaggaaaaataaaatcttaaaatgcaATGAAAGCAAGTATTTTGCTGAATATAACTTCACAGCCagtgacagaaaaaaatgaattgttttGGTCATAATGAATTTAAACTATTATGGAGATAACTCTGCATATTTGTAATCATCTGTGGGGCCCATGCTTTAATGCCATGTTTAATGTCAAAAACATAACAGAGGGGCagacccgtggctgagtggtcaagttcgcgtgctccactgtggcggcccagggcttcgctggttcagatcctgagcgtgaacctagcactgctcatcaggccatgctgaggcagcatcccacatggcagaaccagaaggacctgcagctagaatatacaactatgtactgggggcttttggggagaaaacaaaaaagaagaagatcggcaacagatgttaggcgCCAATCctaaaaaaacccataaaactcAGGGAAACCAACCCAAATCAGTGTGTAGTGTGTGGAAGCAGTCCCTTCTTTGCCGTGATGGGCAGTGTGCAGCATCTGCCCCCAGGGGCCACTGCCGTCCCCTTGGTGGTTCCATCCACATCATGGGAGTCTGTGCTGACGACTAGGATGCCCTGTGCCAAGGAGTGTGGGCGCTGCCTGCTCCTTCCTCGACAGGAAGACAACAGCTCACACAGGGACCGTGGCCACCTCCGAGAGGATTTGAAAGCAAGGAAACTGGACCAACAACGGACATTGGCTCTTGCCCCTTGCTTGTCCCCGTGCAAGCCCGTCTGTCTGGGTGCATTTCCTTCTAGCTGTCACTGGGAGAGAACCTTCCAGAAGGTTGGGTTGGAACCTCACCCGGTCGCTGATCCGGACATTGTCGCAGTCCCCTCTGGGCTGGTTCACATTCGACACCCCGTTACTGCAGAAGGAGTCGTAGGTGACCCTCAGGGTGTCAGGGAGGGTGCCGTGCTCCAGAAAGACTCTGGAGGAGAGTTTCTGTGGGCAAAGAGCAGCCGCCACGATTAGGGAGGACCTTCCGCTGTTCCCTGGCCCTTCCCGGCCGATGGCTTGCACACCTGTCATCTCCCTCCCTTCACCCACACGCCCACGGAGAGCTGGGTaggtgccaggtcctgtgctcTGTGTAGGCGGTGGTGGGGTTACCAACACCACCCCCCCAAGACAGGCCCCCGAGGAGACTGACATGGAGACAGATCATAGGCCCTACCCCAAGGGGGGGCTTGACCCTCCCCTCACCACTGACtccccagtgcctgacacagagcaggAGCAGGAAAAACTGTGTAAGTgaatgagagagagtgagagagacaggTAGAGACAGGGACacaaagagacagacagatatagagacacagagagggagagacagagtgagagagagatatggagagacagagatagagaaaacaaaagatggggacacagagatatagagagagagaggtggaggagCCAACGATGGTGGCACCATCGGGCAGAGACGGAAACCCCCCAGGCAGCGGCTGGAGGCCAGGAGGCCTGCTTTGGGGCTGGGGGCTCTGAGTGGGTGCAGAAGCACAGGGAGCTTCCTCAACAGGCTCTAACTTAATTCAGCGGTGTCAGCGTTTACCCAGGACCCCCAGCTGTGCCTGGTGAGGCTAGCAGGACCCTTGGCCTAGAAGGGGGCCTGGCGCCCGTGGTTCTGGGAAGGCACGCACAGCTGAGGGTCTGGGGTGGCACATACCACGCCATCAACCAGAGAGAGGACACAGCTGGCCTGCGGGAAGTGCGAGGGTCAGTGTGTCCAGAAGGCCTGAGGGCGGCACAGGAGGCAGGGGCTCTGCTCTCCAGACCACCCTTCTGTTGACCTGCAGTGGGGAGGGCGTCTCTGCTGTCCGCCCAGGGCCCGTGCCGAGTCCCCCGG contains the following coding sequences:
- the LOC106842975 gene encoding integrin beta-2 isoform X3, with the translated sequence MPENFTRQGEPDSHRCDTREQLLQKGCAADDIMDPRSIAETQQDQKGGQKQLSPQKVTVYLRPGQAAAFNVNFQRAEGYPIDLYYLVHRSNPLLNDLFHVKKLGGNLVQALKGITESGHIGLGSLINTHPEKMQDPCPDQEKACQPPLAFRHVVKLTDSNQFQTEVGKQLISGHRDAPQDGLHALMQVAACPEEIGWRNVTRLLVFATDNGLPFVGSGKLGTILTLNDSRCHLENTTYKRSNEFDHPSVRQLAHKLAENHIQLIFAATERMVKTYEKLTEIIPKSAVGTLSEDSGNVVQLIKAAYEKLSSRVFLEHGTLPDTLRVTYDSFCSNGVSNVNQPRGDCDNVRISDRITFQVKVTATECVQAQSFVIRALGFSDTVTVQVLPQCECQCRDMSRDRSLCRDKGFVECGICRCDAGYIGKNCECQTQGRSSQELEGSCRKDSNSLVCSGLGDCVCGQCICHKSDVPNKEIFGQFCECDNVNCERYDGQVCGGEKRGTCNCGKCQCKEGFEGSACQCLQSTDGCLNQRGTECSGRGRCRCNVCECDGGYQPPLCQDCPGCQLPCVRYISCAECLKFKKGPYEKTCSVECKNLTLLQEAPPVNRPCKERDSEGCWMKYTLRQRDGMDSYDIYVEDAQECVEGPNIAAIVGGTVGGVVLIGLLLLVICTAWTHQSNMREDRFQQGEAQVPVGQRQPPFQEHHHDSREP
- the LOC106842975 gene encoding integrin beta-2 isoform X1 codes for the protein MLCQRSLLLTLLGLLSLGSALSQECIGYKVSTCWDCIKLGPGCTWCQKLNFTRQGEPDSHRCDTREQLLQKGCAADDIMDPRSIAETQQDQKGGQKQLSPQKVTVYLRPGQAAAFNVNFQRAEGYPIDLYYLVHRSNPLLNDLFHVKKLGGNLVQALKGITESGHIGLGSLINTHPEKMQDPCPDQEKACQPPLAFRHVVKLTDSNQFQTEVGKQLISGHRDAPQDGLHALMQVAACPEEIGWRNVTRLLVFATDNGLPFVGSGKLGTILTLNDSRCHLENTTYKRSNEFDHPSVRQLAHKLAENHIQLIFAATERMVKTYEKLTEIIPKSAVGTLSEDSGNVVQLIKAAYEKLSSRVFLEHGTLPDTLRVTYDSFCSNGVSNVNQPRGDCDNVRISDRITFQVKVTATECVQAQSFVIRALGFSDTVTVQVLPQCECQCRDMSRDRSLCRDKGFVECGICRCDAGYIGKNCECQTQGRSSQELEGSCRKDSNSLVCSGLGDCVCGQCICHKSDVPNKEIFGQFCECDNVNCERYDGQVCGGEKRGTCNCGKCQCKEGFEGSACQCLQSTDGCLNQRGTECSGRGRCRCNVCECDGGYQPPLCQDCPGCQLPCVRYISCAECLKFKKGPYEKTCSVECKNLTLLQEAPPVNRPCKERDSEGCWMKYTLRQRDGMDSYDIYVEDAQECVEGPNIAAIVGGTVGGVVLIGLLLLVICTAWTHQSNMREDRFQQGEAQVPVGQRQPPFQEHHHDSREP
- the LOC106842975 gene encoding integrin beta-2 isoform X2; translated protein: MPEVGAVCVLSPLMRVRQAGGGNVGVDSSLPCVSSSHSSETRWLVCFSNFTRQGEPDSHRCDTREQLLQKGCAADDIMDPRSIAETQQDQKGGQKQLSPQKVTVYLRPGQAAAFNVNFQRAEGYPIDLYYLVHRSNPLLNDLFHVKKLGGNLVQALKGITESGHIGLGSLINTHPEKMQDPCPDQEKACQPPLAFRHVVKLTDSNQFQTEVGKQLISGHRDAPQDGLHALMQVAACPEEIGWRNVTRLLVFATDNGLPFVGSGKLGTILTLNDSRCHLENTTYKRSNEFDHPSVRQLAHKLAENHIQLIFAATERMVKTYEKLTEIIPKSAVGTLSEDSGNVVQLIKAAYEKLSSRVFLEHGTLPDTLRVTYDSFCSNGVSNVNQPRGDCDNVRISDRITFQVKVTATECVQAQSFVIRALGFSDTVTVQVLPQCECQCRDMSRDRSLCRDKGFVECGICRCDAGYIGKNCECQTQGRSSQELEGSCRKDSNSLVCSGLGDCVCGQCICHKSDVPNKEIFGQFCECDNVNCERYDGQVCGGEKRGTCNCGKCQCKEGFEGSACQCLQSTDGCLNQRGTECSGRGRCRCNVCECDGGYQPPLCQDCPGCQLPCVRYISCAECLKFKKGPYEKTCSVECKNLTLLQEAPPVNRPCKERDSEGCWMKYTLRQRDGMDSYDIYVEDAQECVEGPNIAAIVGGTVGGVVLIGLLLLVICTAWTHQSNMREDRFQQGEAQVPVGQRQPPFQEHHHDSREP